A genomic stretch from Flavobacterium nitratireducens includes:
- a CDS encoding ABC transporter ATP-binding protein: MSEPLIKIANIKRNFELGDEIVYVLKGIDLEINKGEYVALMGPSGSGKSTLMNLLGCLDTPTSGTYILNGKDVSKMRDDELAEIRNKEIGFVFQTFNLLPRTTALDNVALPMIYAGYPKEERNKRAIEVLKQVNLADRMDHQPNQLSGGQRQRVAVARALVNKPSIILADEPTGNLDSKTSIEIMNLFNDIHTNGNTVILVTHEEEIAAYAHRVIRLRDGMIESDVTKEVISK, encoded by the coding sequence ATGAGTGAACCATTAATTAAAATAGCCAATATCAAACGTAATTTTGAACTAGGAGATGAAATTGTGTACGTTTTAAAAGGAATCGATTTAGAAATCAACAAAGGAGAATATGTGGCACTAATGGGACCTTCAGGCTCTGGAAAATCGACGTTAATGAATCTTCTGGGCTGTTTGGACACCCCTACTTCTGGAACCTATATTTTAAACGGAAAAGATGTCAGTAAAATGAGAGATGATGAGCTGGCCGAAATCCGTAATAAAGAAATAGGATTTGTTTTTCAAACTTTTAATCTATTACCTCGAACTACTGCACTGGACAATGTAGCTTTACCCATGATTTATGCCGGTTATCCAAAAGAAGAACGCAACAAAAGAGCTATCGAAGTATTGAAACAAGTTAATCTTGCTGACCGTATGGATCATCAGCCCAACCAGCTTTCTGGGGGGCAACGCCAGCGGGTAGCGGTGGCTCGTGCCTTGGTCAACAAACCTTCTATTATTCTTGCTGACGAACCAACAGGAAATCTCGACTCTAAAACTTCTATCGAAATTATGAACCTTTTTAACGATATACATACTAATGGAAATACGGTTATTTTGGTCACTCACGAAGAAGAAATTGCCGCTTATGCACATCGTGTCATTCGTTTACGAGATGGAATGATTGAAAGTGATGTTACAAAAGAAGTGATTAGTAAGTAG
- a CDS encoding 3-keto-disaccharide hydrolase → MFAYPLKGWYAFGEEKGKVNNASELFSVENKIIRLYGPKSGYLMSEQSFKNFEMIVEFRWNTDSKFAKKMNTKNSGVMYLVPAETPDVLWPKGIQFQIKEGATGDFVLLQEVTLTINGTKTEAGKSIVSKRFADAEKPFGEWNKLEVISKNGVITQKLNGILVNQGSESTVTEGRVLLQYEGFPIDFRKICIKKLK, encoded by the coding sequence TTGTTTGCATATCCACTAAAAGGCTGGTATGCCTTTGGGGAGGAAAAAGGCAAGGTAAACAATGCTTCCGAACTTTTTTCGGTCGAAAATAAAATAATTCGACTTTATGGGCCTAAGTCGGGTTACCTGATGTCCGAACAATCCTTTAAAAATTTTGAAATGATTGTTGAATTCCGTTGGAACACCGATTCTAAATTTGCAAAAAAAATGAATACTAAAAACAGCGGTGTGATGTATTTGGTACCTGCTGAAACTCCAGATGTTTTATGGCCTAAAGGAATCCAATTTCAAATCAAAGAAGGCGCTACAGGCGATTTTGTTTTGCTACAAGAAGTTACTCTTACAATCAATGGAACTAAAACTGAAGCAGGTAAAAGCATCGTTTCTAAACGTTTTGCCGATGCTGAAAAACCATTTGGAGAATGGAACAAACTAGAAGTAATTTCTAAAAATGGCGTTATCACTCAAAAGTTAAACGGCATCTTAGTCAATCAAGGCAGTGAATCAACAGTTACCGAAGGTAGGGTTTTATTGCAATACGAAGGTTTTCCAATCGATTTTAGAAAAATATGTATTAAAAAACTCAAATAA
- a CDS encoding SulP family inorganic anion transporter codes for MQQYFKLFDFSQKVNYKTEVLAGLTVAMTMIPESLSFAILAGFPPLVGLYAAFIMGLVTAIFGGRPGLVSGGAGATVIVLIALMKSHGLDYVFAAVALAGVIQILIGVFKWGKFIRLVPQPVMYGFVNGLAVVIFMSQLEQFKTMVNGQSVWLSGSPLFVMLGLVALTIGIVIGFPKITKAIPASLVAIMVVFALVFGFGIQTKTVADIASVSGGFPPFHIPSIPLNLETFQLILPYGLIMACVGLTEGLLTLNLVDEITATKGNGNRECIAQGSANILNGFFFGMGGCPMIAQTLVNLSAGSRARLSGIVAALTILCIVLFGAPVIEKLPMAALVGVMIMVSIGTFEWSSFRIINKMPKQDIFVGIVVALITIFLHNLALAVLIGVIISALVFAWESAKRIRAKKYLDEKGVKHYEIYGPLFFASTTAFAEKFDVLNDPHEVIIDFRESKIADMSAIDAVHKITERYAKVGKTVHLHHLSEDCCQLLQNATGIIEVNIIEDPTYRVVSN; via the coding sequence ATGCAACAATATTTTAAACTATTTGATTTTTCACAAAAAGTAAATTATAAAACCGAAGTTTTAGCTGGATTAACCGTAGCGATGACAATGATACCGGAATCACTTTCCTTTGCTATTTTGGCTGGATTTCCTCCTCTGGTAGGTTTGTATGCTGCTTTTATAATGGGATTAGTAACAGCTATTTTTGGTGGTAGACCCGGTTTAGTTTCGGGTGGAGCAGGAGCAACGGTTATTGTTTTAATCGCTTTAATGAAATCGCATGGATTGGATTATGTGTTTGCTGCGGTAGCATTGGCAGGCGTAATCCAAATTTTGATTGGAGTTTTTAAATGGGGAAAGTTTATTCGCTTAGTACCTCAACCTGTCATGTACGGATTTGTGAATGGTTTAGCTGTTGTGATATTTATGTCGCAATTGGAACAATTTAAAACAATGGTTAATGGACAAAGTGTTTGGTTATCAGGTAGTCCGTTGTTTGTTATGTTGGGTTTGGTTGCTTTGACAATCGGAATTGTTATAGGTTTTCCAAAAATAACCAAAGCGATTCCAGCTTCATTAGTGGCTATTATGGTGGTTTTTGCCTTAGTTTTTGGTTTTGGAATTCAAACTAAAACGGTGGCTGATATTGCTTCGGTGAGTGGTGGATTTCCTCCTTTTCATATTCCTTCTATTCCTTTGAATTTAGAAACATTCCAATTGATACTGCCTTATGGTTTGATTATGGCTTGTGTGGGATTGACAGAAGGTTTACTAACCTTAAATTTAGTTGATGAAATTACAGCAACCAAAGGAAACGGAAACCGAGAATGTATAGCTCAGGGAAGTGCGAATATTTTAAACGGATTTTTCTTTGGAATGGGTGGATGTCCAATGATAGCACAAACTTTAGTGAACTTATCTGCTGGTTCCAGAGCTCGTTTGTCTGGAATTGTGGCTGCATTAACTATTCTTTGTATTGTTTTGTTTGGTGCTCCAGTAATAGAAAAATTGCCTATGGCTGCCCTAGTAGGGGTTATGATTATGGTCTCTATAGGAACTTTTGAATGGAGTAGTTTTCGAATCATCAACAAGATGCCTAAACAGGATATTTTTGTGGGTATAGTGGTGGCTTTGATTACGATTTTCTTGCATAATTTGGCTTTAGCGGTTTTGATTGGGGTGATTATTTCAGCTTTGGTTTTTGCCTGGGAAAGTGCTAAACGCATTCGTGCTAAAAAATATTTGGATGAAAAAGGAGTGAAGCATTACGAAATATACGGTCCTTTGTTTTTTGCTTCAACGACTGCTTTTGCTGAAAAATTTGATGTGCTGAATGATCCTCATGAAGTGATTATTGATTTCAGAGAAAGTAAAATAGCCGATATGAGTGCCATTGATGCGGTACATAAAATTACGGAGCGTTATGCTAAAGTTGGGAAAACGGTGCATTTACATCATCTAAGTGAAGATTGCTGTCAATTGTTGCAAAATGCCACGGGAATTATTGAAGTGAATATTATAGAAGATCCAACATATAGAGTAGTATCTAATTGA
- a CDS encoding RNA polymerase sigma factor: protein MNKLEKDFLGLISQYNAMIHKVVYLYRDTPEDREDLFQEIVFQLWKSYPNFKAESKISTWMYRIALNTAIASFRKQKSPIKFLSQLPDLAEEQVSEELLVRQERLFSVLKVLDDGEKALITLYFEDLSYQLNSEVIGISENYVGVKINRIKAKIKNLLDRKL, encoded by the coding sequence ATGAATAAACTTGAAAAAGATTTTTTAGGGTTAATATCACAATACAATGCGATGATTCATAAAGTTGTCTATTTGTATCGTGATACCCCTGAAGATCGTGAAGATTTGTTTCAAGAAATAGTATTCCAACTCTGGAAATCCTATCCTAATTTTAAAGCGGAGTCCAAAATAAGTACTTGGATGTACCGTATCGCTTTGAATACTGCAATAGCCTCTTTTAGAAAACAAAAATCTCCAATTAAGTTCTTGTCTCAATTACCTGACTTGGCTGAGGAGCAAGTAAGTGAAGAGCTTTTAGTTAGACAAGAACGATTATTTAGTGTGTTAAAAGTATTAGATGATGGTGAAAAAGCCTTGATAACGCTCTATTTTGAAGATTTAAGTTATCAGCTAAATTCAGAAGTAATAGGGATAAGTGAGAATTATGTAGGTGTCAAAATCAATCGGATAAAGGCCAAAATTAAAAATCTATTAGATAGAAAATTATGA
- a CDS encoding PhzF family phenazine biosynthesis protein has translation MKIYQIDAFTQEVFSGNPAALCPLTEWLPDSIMQKIAAENNLAETAFYVKKDNHYEIRWFTPTVEVDLCGHATLAAAFVLFNYENHNENTIPFFSPRSGELIVTKDGDLLTLNFPADSFEAIELTDQITEAFNIQPLQAFKGKTDFMLLFKNEDEILNLNPNFEKVSKLNVRGVIVTAKGQLVDFVSRFFGPQSGINEDPVTGSAHTTLIPYWAKELNKNKLTAIQLSNRKGYLECELVANRVRISGYAKCYLIGSIFIE, from the coding sequence ATGAAAATCTATCAAATTGATGCTTTTACCCAAGAAGTTTTTTCAGGAAATCCAGCTGCACTATGCCCTTTAACCGAATGGCTACCTGACAGTATCATGCAAAAAATCGCTGCCGAGAACAATTTGGCCGAAACCGCTTTTTATGTAAAAAAAGACAATCATTATGAAATTAGATGGTTTACTCCAACTGTTGAAGTCGATTTATGTGGGCATGCCACATTAGCTGCGGCATTTGTGTTATTCAACTACGAAAACCACAACGAAAACACAATACCATTTTTCTCACCTAGGAGTGGCGAATTAATCGTAACCAAAGACGGAGATTTACTGACTTTAAATTTTCCTGCTGACAGCTTTGAAGCTATTGAATTGACAGATCAAATCACCGAAGCATTCAACATCCAACCCCTTCAGGCTTTTAAAGGAAAAACCGATTTTATGCTACTTTTTAAAAATGAAGATGAAATCCTAAATTTAAATCCTAATTTTGAAAAAGTTTCTAAACTAAATGTCAGAGGCGTTATTGTTACTGCCAAAGGTCAATTAGTCGATTTTGTTTCACGTTTCTTCGGACCTCAATCAGGAATCAACGAAGATCCTGTTACGGGTTCAGCTCATACTACTTTAATTCCGTATTGGGCTAAAGAATTAAACAAAAACAAATTAACAGCTATACAACTATCAAACCGAAAAGGATATTTAGAATGTGAATTAGTTGCGAATAGAGTTCGTATAAGTGGATACGCTAAATGCTATCTTATAGGTTCTATATTCATAGAATAA
- a CDS encoding HIT family protein, protein MIKITDLKVSELFIFKEQSYTGRLNVVYKDHGVEFHELTDEQRNALMEDVATTAKAIAKVFNPDKINYGSFSDKLSHLHFHIVPKYADGYGFGSVFEMFPNRVTLTDEEYENIIEKIKAVL, encoded by the coding sequence ATGATTAAAATTACTGATTTAAAAGTATCAGAATTATTTATTTTTAAAGAGCAATCTTATACTGGACGATTAAATGTTGTATACAAAGATCATGGAGTTGAATTTCATGAACTTACTGACGAACAACGTAATGCGCTTATGGAAGATGTAGCTACTACCGCGAAAGCCATTGCTAAAGTGTTCAATCCTGATAAAATAAATTACGGCTCCTTTTCGGATAAATTATCACATTTACATTTTCATATTGTCCCTAAATATGCCGATGGATATGGATTTGGAAGTGTTTTTGAAATGTTTCCTAACAGAGTAACCCTTACAGATGAGGAATATGAAAATATTATCGAAAAAATAAAAGCTGTTTTATAA
- a CDS encoding DUF2059 domain-containing protein — protein MKKTLLMASFVLISFLANAQDNSKREKIKHLLELTGSGKLGMQVMDQMMSSFKNSYSTVKQEFWDNFRKEINANDIENLILPVYDKYYTETDIDQLITFYNSPIGKKMINTMPLVMQESMKAGQNWGREIGEKVLARLKEKGYLDK, from the coding sequence ATGAAAAAAACACTTTTAATGGCTAGCTTCGTATTAATATCCTTTTTGGCGAATGCTCAAGATAACTCAAAAAGAGAAAAGATTAAACATCTTTTAGAATTAACTGGCTCAGGAAAATTAGGCATGCAAGTTATGGATCAAATGATGAGTAGTTTTAAAAATTCCTATTCCACTGTTAAACAAGAATTTTGGGATAATTTTAGAAAAGAAATCAATGCTAATGATATCGAGAATTTAATTTTACCCGTTTATGATAAATATTACACTGAAACTGATATCGATCAATTAATTACTTTCTACAACTCCCCAATTGGTAAAAAAATGATTAACACAATGCCTTTAGTCATGCAAGAATCAATGAAAGCTGGTCAAAATTGGGGTAGAGAAATTGGTGAAAAAGTATTGGCTCGCTTAAAAGAAAAAGGCTATTTGGATAAATAA
- the purL gene encoding phosphoribosylformylglycinamidine synthase has product MIHFFENQSNAIFAVQTQGEISAQDISKLNWLFANATKIEKSVLTDFFVGPRATMITPWSTNAVEITQNMGISGIIRIEEFFRASEDFNDFDPMLSQKYTELNQDIFTINIQPEPILEIDDIDAYNKQEGLALSEEEVEYLNNLATKLGRKLTDSEIFAFSQANSEHCRHKIFNGTFIIDGEEKETSLFKLIKKTSQENPNDIVSAYKDNVAFLKGPKVTQFAPKSADKPDFYETKEFDSVISLKAETHNFPTTVEPFNGAATGSGGEIRDRLAGGQGSLPLAGTAVYMTSYSRLEQERPWEKAMDERQWLYQTPMDILIKASNGASDFGNKFGQPLITGSVLTFEHEENNRKVGYDKVIMQAGGIGYGKLDQAIKHKPQEGDKIVILGGENYRIGMGGAAVSSADTGAFGSGIELNAIQRSNPEMQKRAANAIRGLVESDSNPIVSIHDHGAGGHLNCLSELVEETGGLIDLDKLPVGDPTLSAKEIIGNESQERMGLVIAQKDIDTLQRIAERERAPMYQVGDVTGDHRFTFESKTTGEKPMDYALEDFFGSSPKTVITDNSVAYSYAELAYDKNNIAKYLEEVLQLEAVACKDWLTNKVDRCVSGRVAKQQCAGPLQLPLNNVGVMALDYNGKEGIATSIGHSPIAALVDPAAGSRTAIAESLSNIIWAPIKDGIKGVSLSANWMWACKNEGEDARLYEAVQACSDFAIELGINIPTGKDSLSMKQKYPNDEVIAPGTVIISAAGNCTNITKVVEPVLQKNAGSIYYINLSQDDFKLGGSSFAQTLNKIGNEVPTIKDAAFFKKAFNTVQELINDRQIVAGHDIGSGGLITTLLEMCFADVNLGAKIDFSVFEEKDIIKYLFAENIGIVFQAKDDAALESKLNASGVSFYKLGTVTNEATLNFGPCQLDIAKYRDIWYKTSYLLDQKQSKNGTAKERYDNYKNQALNFTFPAHFTGKKAEIPAGPRPKAAIIREKGSNSEREVANAMYMAGFDVKDVHMTDLISGRETLEDIQFIGAVGGFSNSDVLGSAKGWAGAFLYNEKAKTALENFFKREDTLSVGICNGCQLFMELELINPEHEVHGKMQHNNSHKHESGFTSVTIQENNSVMLSSLAGSTLGVWVSHGEGKFNLPYSEEKYQIVGKYGYNSYPANPNGSDFNTAMMCDKTGRHLVMMPHIERSYYPWNWAHYPERGQKDEVSPWHEAFVNARKWIENN; this is encoded by the coding sequence TTTGCCAATGCAACTAAAATAGAGAAATCCGTATTGACGGATTTTTTTGTTGGTCCACGTGCAACAATGATTACGCCTTGGAGTACCAATGCAGTAGAAATCACTCAAAATATGGGTATTTCAGGAATCATTCGTATTGAAGAATTTTTCAGAGCTTCTGAAGATTTCAATGATTTTGACCCAATGCTTTCGCAAAAATACACTGAATTAAATCAGGATATTTTTACTATCAATATTCAACCGGAACCTATCTTGGAAATTGATGATATTGATGCTTACAACAAACAGGAAGGTTTAGCTTTAAGCGAAGAAGAAGTAGAATACCTGAATAATTTGGCTACCAAATTAGGAAGAAAATTAACGGATTCTGAAATTTTTGCTTTCTCTCAGGCCAACTCGGAGCACTGTCGTCACAAAATTTTCAATGGAACTTTTATCATTGACGGTGAAGAAAAAGAAACTTCTCTTTTTAAATTAATCAAGAAAACATCTCAGGAAAACCCTAACGATATCGTTTCGGCTTACAAAGATAACGTAGCCTTTTTAAAAGGACCAAAAGTAACTCAGTTTGCTCCTAAAAGCGCTGACAAACCTGATTTTTACGAAACAAAAGAATTTGATTCAGTAATTTCGTTAAAAGCAGAAACACACAACTTCCCTACAACTGTAGAACCTTTCAATGGTGCTGCAACAGGTTCAGGAGGAGAAATTCGTGACCGTTTAGCTGGAGGACAAGGTTCTCTTCCATTAGCCGGAACTGCGGTTTATATGACTTCTTACTCTCGCCTGGAACAAGAAAGACCTTGGGAAAAGGCCATGGACGAAAGGCAATGGCTATACCAAACACCAATGGATATCTTAATTAAAGCTTCAAACGGAGCTTCTGATTTTGGAAATAAATTTGGGCAACCGCTTATTACGGGTTCTGTTTTAACTTTCGAACATGAAGAAAATAATAGAAAAGTAGGTTACGATAAAGTAATCATGCAAGCTGGTGGTATTGGTTACGGAAAATTAGACCAAGCTATCAAACACAAACCACAAGAAGGTGATAAAATTGTTATCCTTGGTGGAGAAAACTATAGAATTGGAATGGGTGGAGCTGCGGTTTCTTCTGCAGATACTGGAGCTTTTGGTTCGGGAATTGAATTAAATGCCATCCAACGTTCTAACCCTGAAATGCAAAAACGTGCTGCTAATGCCATTCGTGGATTAGTAGAAAGCGATAGCAACCCAATCGTTTCTATTCACGATCACGGTGCTGGTGGACACTTAAACTGTCTTTCGGAATTAGTGGAAGAAACAGGAGGTTTAATCGACTTAGACAAATTACCTGTAGGTGACCCTACTCTTTCTGCTAAAGAAATTATTGGTAACGAATCTCAGGAAAGAATGGGATTAGTTATCGCTCAAAAAGATATCGATACTTTACAAAGAATTGCCGAAAGAGAGCGTGCTCCAATGTATCAGGTAGGTGATGTAACCGGTGACCACCGTTTTACTTTTGAATCAAAAACTACGGGTGAAAAACCGATGGATTATGCTTTGGAAGATTTCTTTGGAAGTTCTCCTAAAACCGTAATCACTGATAATTCAGTAGCCTATAGCTACGCTGAATTAGCTTACGATAAAAACAATATTGCTAAATATTTAGAAGAAGTATTGCAATTAGAAGCAGTAGCTTGTAAAGACTGGTTAACTAACAAAGTGGACCGTTGTGTAAGCGGAAGAGTGGCAAAACAACAATGTGCCGGACCATTACAATTACCATTAAACAACGTTGGGGTTATGGCTTTGGATTATAATGGAAAAGAAGGTATCGCCACTTCTATTGGTCACTCTCCTATCGCTGCCTTAGTAGATCCTGCTGCTGGAAGCCGTACTGCTATTGCCGAGTCTTTATCAAACATTATCTGGGCTCCAATTAAAGACGGTATCAAAGGTGTTTCATTATCGGCTAACTGGATGTGGGCTTGTAAAAATGAAGGTGAAGATGCTCGTTTATACGAAGCGGTTCAAGCTTGTTCTGACTTTGCAATCGAATTAGGAATCAATATCCCAACTGGAAAGGATTCGCTTTCGATGAAACAAAAATATCCAAATGACGAAGTAATTGCTCCAGGAACTGTAATTATTTCGGCTGCTGGTAACTGTACTAACATCACAAAAGTAGTTGAGCCGGTTTTACAAAAAAATGCAGGTTCTATTTACTATATCAACCTTTCTCAGGACGACTTTAAATTAGGAGGTTCTTCTTTTGCTCAAACATTGAACAAAATTGGAAATGAAGTTCCAACGATTAAGGACGCTGCATTCTTCAAAAAAGCATTCAACACGGTTCAGGAATTAATTAATGACCGTCAAATTGTGGCTGGACACGATATTGGAAGTGGTGGTTTAATCACTACTTTATTAGAAATGTGTTTTGCTGATGTAAACTTAGGAGCAAAAATTGACTTCTCTGTTTTTGAAGAAAAAGACATTATCAAATACTTATTTGCAGAAAACATCGGTATTGTTTTCCAGGCGAAAGACGACGCTGCTTTAGAAAGTAAATTAAATGCTAGCGGAGTTTCTTTCTACAAATTAGGAACAGTAACAAACGAGGCTACTTTAAACTTTGGCCCTTGCCAATTAGACATTGCTAAATACAGAGATATTTGGTACAAAACATCGTATTTATTAGATCAAAAACAATCTAAAAACGGAACAGCTAAAGAGCGTTACGACAACTATAAGAACCAAGCTTTAAACTTTACTTTTCCTGCTCATTTTACAGGTAAAAAAGCAGAGATTCCTGCAGGTCCAAGACCAAAAGCAGCGATTATCCGTGAAAAAGGATCGAACTCTGAGCGTGAAGTAGCTAATGCTATGTATATGGCTGGTTTTGATGTAAAAGACGTTCACATGACCGATTTGATTTCGGGTCGTGAAACTTTAGAAGATATTCAATTCATCGGAGCTGTTGGAGGTTTCTCTAACTCGGATGTTTTAGGTTCTGCCAAAGGTTGGGCTGGAGCTTTCTTATACAACGAAAAAGCGAAAACGGCTTTAGAGAACTTCTTTAAACGCGAAGACACACTTTCTGTTGGAATCTGCAATGGATGTCAATTGTTCATGGAATTAGAATTAATTAATCCGGAACACGAAGTACACGGAAAAATGCAACATAACAACTCTCACAAACACGAAAGCGGTTTTACATCAGTTACTATCCAAGAGAATAACTCTGTAATGTTATCTTCATTAGCAGGATCTACTTTAGGAGTTTGGGTATCACACGGAGAAGGTAAATTCAACTTACCTTACTCAGAAGAAAAATATCAAATTGTTGGTAAATACGGTTACAACAGCTATCCAGCTAACCCTAATGGTTCTGATTTCAACACGGCTATGATGTGTGATAAAACAGGTCGTCACTTAGTGATGATGCCACACATTGAGCGTTCTTACTATCCTTGGAACTGGGCACACTACCCAGAAAGAGGTCAAAAAGACGAGGTTTCTCCATGGCATGAAGCATTTGTAAATGCCAGAAAATGGATTGAAAACAACTAA